The genomic DNA CGGCGTCGTGTGCGTGAATCCGAGCGTGTACTCGAACGATCCGCGCGCGCGACTGGCGCCGCTGCTCGGGCGGCTTCCGTTCTCGGTGAAGGGCATCGGGAGCGACATCGCCGATCCGTCCCAGCGCGAACTCTGCTACGACCGGGTGCCCTTGCGAACCGCGGCGCGCCTGATCGGCTTCCAGGATGCCGTCAAGGCGGAGCTGCCCCAGGTCACCGCTCCTCTGCTGCTCCTCGGATCCCGCCAGGACCACGTCGTGCCGCCGGGGAACACGACCTACGTCGCCGAGCACGTCGGATCGACCGACGTCGAGGTGGTATGGCTGGAACGCTCGTACCACGTCGCGACGCTGGACTACGATGCCGACGTGATCTTCGAACGCTCCACCGAATTCATCGCCAAACGGCTGGCCGGCTAGCCCATGGACGAGGTGCGGGCTCCGGAGATCGACGACAGCATCGAGACGGTGTTCGTCGGTCACTTCGATCCGCTCGAGGTCCCGATCATCCTCGAGGCGCTGGCCGAGCAAGGGATCTTCGCGATGACGAAATCGTCGCTCGACGAAGAAGGATCGACCGCATACCCGATGCTCAACGACGGTCGCGGCTCGCTGCTGGTCGACCGAGCGCGGCAAGACGACGCGAGACGGATCATCGCCACCGAGGTCCCGGAGCGCATCGAGGAGCTCCGCGCCGGGCTCGCCGCGGAGACCGACACGACGGAGGCTCCAGACGACTTCGTCCCGTTCGGTTGGTTCGAGCCGGAGGTCGCCCGCGAGCTGCTCCGTCAGCTGGCCGATGCCACGATCGGGGCGGTTCCGGAGTATCCCCTCGACCGGCCGCCGCCGCCGTACGCGCGAACGGACGGCCGCGTGCGCGTACACGTCGAGGAGCTCTTTCTCCAAGAGGCGGAAGAGATGCTCGAGAACGAGGTACGCGAGGCGCTGATCGCGCGCGCCGTCGCGTTCACCGAGCCGCTCCTCGGCAGCGACGAGTCGTGACGTTCGAAGGGCTCGACGCGGTCACGTTCGACTGCTGGGGCACGTTGATCTTCGACAAGCCCGAGGTCGACGGGCGTACGTCGTACAACGTGCGGGTCGAGCACCTCGCGCGGATCGGAGGCCTCGAGCGCGAAGCCGCCGACGAGCTCCTCCAAGCCGCGTGGGCGCACCATCACACCGCCTGGCACGAGCTTCGCGGGTACGGAGCGCCCGGCATGGCCGAGCATTGCCTTCGCGCGCTCGGCATCGCGGACGCCGCGCGATTATCAGAATTGACCGACGCCTTCGAGGAAGCCTCGATCGAGTTCGGGGTCGAAGTCGTTCCGGGGGTGCCCGAAGCGATCGAGGAGATGCGGCGCCGCGGCCTCCGCACAGCGCTGGTGTGCGACACCGGCTTCACGCCGGGCCGGGTCGTGCGTCATCTGCTCGGCGAGCACGGGATCACTCCATTCCTCGACGTGCTGGCCTTCTCGGATGAGGTCGGCGTCCCCAAGCCGCACGAGCGGATGTTCCGCACGGCTTTGGACGGGATAGGCGTCGGTCCGGGGGAGGCCGCTCATATCGGCGACCTCCGCCGGACCGATGTTGCCGGCGCCCGGGCAGCGGGGATGCGGACGATCCGCTTCACCGGCGTCTACGACGACGACTCGGACCTTCCCGACGCAGACGTCGTGATCAAGGAGATGCGGGAGCTACCCGGCCTGATCGGGAGCCGGCCCTAAGCCGTCTTCACGTCCGCGTTCAGCGTCCACCCCGGGAACGCCGCGTCTGCATTGGTGCCGTCCACGCCCAGCTTCGAGGCAGTATCGAGCGGCTTCCAAGGCGGTGCCTCGAAGCATTCCTCCTCGGCGGTGCATGCGCGCACGTCGGTGACCGCGACCTCGGTGTCGGATAGCCACACTGGGACCACACCGGCGCCGATCTTGACCTCGCTTCCCTTGTCGACATCGAAGAAGTACACGCTCGGC from Actinomycetota bacterium includes the following:
- a CDS encoding alpha/beta fold hydrolase codes for the protein MKRASSPRLLPGAEPFGFEGDSPETGVLVMHGFTSTPQSVRPWAEHLAKSGWTVLAPRLPGHGTSMADFAESTPADWVGEAQMSLDGLFEHCSSVFLCGMSMGGTIVLDLAARNADRVAGVVCVNPSVYSNDPRARLAPLLGRLPFSVKGIGSDIADPSQRELCYDRVPLRTAARLIGFQDAVKAELPQVTAPLLLLGSRQDHVVPPGNTTYVAEHVGSTDVEVVWLERSYHVATLDYDADVIFERSTEFIAKRLAG
- a CDS encoding HAD family hydrolase; its protein translation is MTFEGLDAVTFDCWGTLIFDKPEVDGRTSYNVRVEHLARIGGLEREAADELLQAAWAHHHTAWHELRGYGAPGMAEHCLRALGIADAARLSELTDAFEEASIEFGVEVVPGVPEAIEEMRRRGLRTALVCDTGFTPGRVVRHLLGEHGITPFLDVLAFSDEVGVPKPHERMFRTALDGIGVGPGEAAHIGDLRRTDVAGARAAGMRTIRFTGVYDDDSDLPDADVVIKEMRELPGLIGSRP